In uncultured Desulfobacter sp., one DNA window encodes the following:
- a CDS encoding DUF4143 domain-containing protein yields MYIKSYYNDGRRPPLYYYRDSDKKEIDLIIEQDRILYPVEIKKSGIPKKDAIRHFSVLEKKRSGRGAVQCHLPLPGFDAHRQKEPFCPGRIDMML; encoded by the coding sequence ATGTACATCAAAAGCTATTATAATGACGGCAGACGCCCCCCTCTTTACTACTATCGCGATTCCGATAAAAAAGAGATCGATCTCATCATTGAACAGGATAGGATACTGTACCCAGTTGAAATCAAAAAAAGCGGCATCCCTAAAAAAGACGCAATCCGGCATTTCTCCGTGCTTGAAAAAAAACGGTCTGGCCGTGGGGCAGTGCAATGTCATTTGCCTTTGCCGGGATTTGATGCCCATCGACAGAAAGAACCATTTTGTCCCGGTCGGATTGATATGATGCTTTGA
- a CDS encoding Slp family lipoprotein has product MNRLNIVIISLIVSVLATGCASIISEELVRQVDSSVTFEKVFDNPEAVKGTTVLFGGEIVSTKNLKEGALVEVVQKPLDSGQKPKHVDDSGGRFLALYDGFLDGEIYEKGRIVTVCGVVQGSRVNLLDEIEYNYPLIAAKEIHLWKQPQPPEKPFYHSPYHIWPYWY; this is encoded by the coding sequence ATGAACCGTTTAAATATTGTCATCATCAGCCTGATCGTATCGGTCTTGGCAACAGGCTGTGCCTCGATTATTTCAGAAGAATTGGTCCGGCAAGTCGACTCCTCTGTCACGTTTGAAAAGGTATTTGATAATCCCGAGGCAGTTAAAGGGACCACCGTTCTCTTTGGCGGTGAAATTGTTTCCACCAAAAATCTCAAGGAGGGGGCCCTTGTGGAGGTGGTTCAAAAACCCCTGGATAGCGGGCAAAAACCTAAACACGTTGATGATTCCGGCGGTCGATTCCTGGCGCTCTACGACGGTTTTCTGGACGGGGAAATATACGAAAAGGGCCGGATCGTTACAGTGTGCGGAGTTGTTCAGGGTAGCCGGGTAAATCTTCTGGATGAAATCGAATACAATTATCCTCTTATTGCAGCAAAGGAGATTCATCTCTGGAAACAACCGCAGCCCCCGGAAAAACCATTTTATCATTCTCCGTATCACATATGGCCGTACTGGTACTGA
- a CDS encoding AraC family transcriptional regulator, protein MKIIQPGAPQSTPDPNRFKVALPSFLGRGGCDIDVFSSGLKLIVMNTVLHQPIQIQRTIAEPFVGIGFCMAGEFDVSFMPSKTQSNIRAGQSGLYTYPQDIEISEYLPVDHMLRIYLMLEGDLLSSFTQGDEDYFSPVIKSFEKKRSNRMVHATTHLMRAVLYQILHCPYCGKARHLYLESKAMELLSHKLAQLQPSYICPGNELKHSDYDRVIYAAKSLVDNLDNPPNTKELARSVGLSCSKLNRYFRRVYGVTPFEYLRNHRLQTAMQLLQSGEINVTEAALSVGYANLSYFSKAFKTMFGVPPGEFLHNSTPN, encoded by the coding sequence ATGAAGATAATCCAACCCGGAGCCCCGCAATCGACCCCAGACCCCAACAGATTCAAGGTGGCGTTGCCCTCGTTCCTCGGCCGGGGTGGGTGCGACATTGATGTTTTCAGTTCCGGGTTGAAGCTGATCGTTATGAACACGGTATTACATCAGCCTATACAGATACAAAGAACGATTGCAGAACCTTTTGTCGGCATAGGTTTTTGCATGGCCGGGGAATTTGATGTTTCTTTTATGCCTTCAAAGACGCAGTCAAACATCCGGGCCGGACAAAGCGGGCTTTATACTTATCCCCAGGACATAGAGATTTCAGAATATTTACCAGTCGATCATATGCTCAGAATATACCTGATGCTCGAAGGAGACCTTTTATCATCTTTCACTCAAGGCGATGAAGACTATTTTTCCCCGGTAATTAAAAGCTTTGAAAAAAAGCGGTCCAACCGTATGGTCCATGCCACCACACACCTGATGCGTGCCGTCCTGTATCAAATTCTTCATTGCCCCTACTGCGGCAAGGCCAGACATCTCTACCTCGAAAGCAAGGCCATGGAATTGCTTTCCCACAAATTGGCACAGCTTCAGCCTTCCTATATTTGTCCTGGAAACGAATTAAAACATTCTGATTATGACCGGGTCATATATGCTGCCAAATCGCTTGTGGACAACCTGGATAATCCGCCTAATACAAAAGAACTGGCCCGATCCGTCGGTTTGAGCTGCAGTAAGCTAAACCGCTATTTTCGCAGGGTTTACGGCGTAACCCCTTTTGAATATCTGCGCAACCACCGCCTGCAAACCGCCATGCAGCTTCTTCAAAGTGGTGAAATCAATGTGACGGAAGCTGCACTGAGTGTGGGTTACGCCAACCTCAGTTATTTTTCCAAAGCCTTTAAAACCATGTTCGGGGTGCCCCCGGGAGAATTTTTACACAATTCCACGCCCAATTAA
- a CDS encoding AraC family transcriptional regulator yields MKIIQPGAPQPTSEPNRFKVDLSSLSGRGEWDIDVFSSGLNLVVVHTKLNHPIQIQKTVVAPIVGLGFCLAGEFGASFMPSKPGLKIRTGQSGLFTFPQDVEITEHLPADHMLRIYLMLEGDLLSSFTQGDEDYFSPVIKSLKKKRSSRVVHDTTALMRAVLYQILHCPYCGKARHLYLESKAMELLSHKLAQLHPSFNCPGNELTRSDYDRIIHAAEVLVDNLDNPPNTKELARSVGLSGSKLNRCFRSVYGASPFEYLRNHRLQTAMQLLQSGEINVTEAALSVGYANLSYFSKAFKTMFGAPPGEFLHNSTPK; encoded by the coding sequence ATGAAGATAATCCAACCCGGAGCCCCTCAACCGACCTCAGAGCCTAACAGATTCAAGGTGGATCTGTCCTCGTTATCCGGCCGGGGTGAGTGGGACATTGATGTTTTCAGTTCCGGTTTGAATCTGGTCGTAGTGCACACGAAATTAAATCATCCCATACAGATACAAAAAACGGTTGTTGCACCTATTGTGGGTTTGGGTTTTTGCCTGGCCGGAGAATTTGGTGCCTCTTTCATGCCTTCAAAGCCGGGGTTAAAGATCCGAACCGGACAAAGCGGGCTTTTTACTTTTCCCCAGGACGTAGAGATTACAGAACATTTACCAGCCGATCATATGCTCAGAATATACCTGATGCTCGAAGGAGACCTTTTATCATCTTTTACCCAAGGAGATGAAGACTATTTCTCCCCGGTAATTAAAAGCCTGAAAAAAAAGCGGTCCAGCCGCGTGGTCCATGATACCACAGCCCTGATGCGTGCCGTCCTGTATCAAATTCTTCATTGCCCCTACTGCGGCAAAGCCAGACATCTCTACCTTGAAAGCAAGGCCATGGAATTGCTTTCCCACAAATTGGCCCAGCTTCACCCGTCCTTTAATTGCCCTGGAAACGAATTAACACGTTCTGATTATGACCGGATCATACATGCCGCCGAAGTACTTGTGGACAACCTGGATAATCCGCCGAATACAAAAGAACTGGCCCGTTCCGTCGGCTTGAGCGGCAGTAAATTAAACCGCTGTTTTCGCAGTGTTTACGGTGCATCTCCCTTTGAATATCTGCGTAACCACCGCCTGCAAACCGCCATGCAGCTTCTTCAAAGTGGTGAAATCAATGTGACGGAAGCGGCACTGAGTGTGGGTTACGCCAACCTCAGTTATTTTTCCAAAGCCTTTAAAACCATGTTCGGGGCGCCCCCGGGAGAGTTTTTGCACAATTCCACGCCCAAGTAA
- a CDS encoding TonB-dependent receptor encodes MMRIRFKRICWITLFCFVFAMGYAEEQEAELLETITVTAQKKEENVLEVPISMSVFDDMDIEDKMVETLDDIAKYTPGLTIINMGAPVKYAPSIRGLYSDYTSETSTAGLFIDGVPVTNGLGFDETLMDIERIEVLKGPQGTLYGKNTEIGAVNVITKKPSNETKARITGELGEDNKRILAANISGAIVKDKLYLGVCGKHYEKDGYVENTTTGEPVNDEEHDYVKIYLRMTPTDNLEASLISSYIKYDNGGSSSGSTQAEYRTVSNDLDTFNKSSVWSSSLNINYSFNDSLTFTSITAYRNFNEYLANDFDYTSDPNQKFHIFADSKYETLSQELRANYEVDRINLVSGIYLESSETTYDKDRDKPSGYIDGYSVNSRDSIGLFSHLTYNITDNLSALAGLRYDKEESEESNNDELSPKVGVTYDLLENLMTYVTVSKGYRCGGLTNAPEGSGYSETYDPEIVYSYEIGAKGVLANGKLAWDVALYYMDITDMQVSVYLNAQDFITDNAAEATSKGVEASLRYQVTRGLSLFAGFSYNNTEFDEYNDGFTDYSGNKTTFSPEYNYTIGIQYRAEQGYYASANLSGYGDMYLDLDNEYKRPAYELVNAKIGYETEKYDIYLYAKNLFDRNYDIEGHYYGVYTYYNTPREVGVRATYRF; translated from the coding sequence ATGATGAGGATAAGATTCAAAAGAATCTGTTGGATTACACTGTTTTGCTTTGTGTTTGCCATGGGTTATGCTGAAGAACAGGAGGCTGAATTACTGGAAACCATAACGGTTACAGCCCAGAAAAAGGAAGAAAACGTTCTGGAGGTACCGATTTCCATGAGTGTGTTTGATGACATGGATATTGAGGACAAAATGGTCGAGACCCTGGATGATATCGCCAAATACACGCCCGGCTTAACCATTATTAATATGGGGGCGCCAGTAAAATATGCCCCTTCCATTCGTGGATTGTATTCGGATTACACTTCGGAGACCTCCACGGCCGGACTGTTCATTGACGGCGTACCCGTAACAAATGGATTGGGATTTGATGAAACCCTGATGGATATTGAACGTATAGAGGTGCTCAAAGGGCCCCAGGGCACGCTCTACGGAAAAAACACTGAAATTGGGGCGGTGAATGTTATCACCAAAAAACCGTCAAACGAGACAAAGGCACGCATTACCGGTGAACTTGGAGAGGATAACAAACGCATCCTGGCTGCAAACATAAGCGGTGCGATCGTAAAAGACAAACTTTATTTGGGCGTCTGTGGTAAACATTATGAAAAGGATGGCTATGTCGAAAACACAACAACCGGTGAACCCGTTAATGACGAAGAACATGATTATGTAAAGATTTATTTACGGATGACGCCAACCGACAATCTGGAAGCCTCCCTGATCTCCTCCTATATCAAATACGATAACGGTGGCAGCAGTTCAGGATCTACACAAGCTGAATACAGAACGGTCAGCAACGACCTGGATACGTTTAACAAATCCTCTGTGTGGTCGAGTTCGTTAAATATCAACTATTCATTCAATGACAGCCTTACCTTTACCTCCATTACCGCCTATAGAAATTTTAATGAGTATCTTGCCAATGATTTTGATTACACAAGTGACCCAAATCAAAAATTTCATATCTTTGCCGATTCCAAGTATGAAACCCTTTCCCAGGAATTGAGGGCAAATTACGAAGTTGACCGGATCAATCTGGTCTCGGGAATCTATTTGGAATCAAGTGAGACCACGTATGATAAGGACAGAGACAAGCCCTCGGGTTATATAGATGGGTATAGTGTGAATAGCAGAGACTCCATCGGTCTTTTTTCCCATCTGACCTATAATATCACCGATAACCTGTCTGCTCTGGCCGGTCTCAGATATGACAAGGAGGAGAGTGAGGAGAGTAACAATGATGAACTCTCACCAAAGGTGGGGGTGACCTATGACCTGCTGGAAAATCTCATGACTTATGTGACTGTTTCCAAAGGCTACCGTTGCGGAGGACTGACCAATGCCCCTGAGGGATCTGGATATTCCGAGACATATGATCCTGAAATTGTGTATTCCTACGAGATTGGGGCCAAGGGCGTTTTGGCAAACGGTAAATTGGCTTGGGATGTGGCGTTGTATTACATGGATATCACGGATATGCAGGTGAGTGTGTATCTTAATGCTCAAGATTTTATTACGGACAACGCTGCCGAAGCGACCTCTAAAGGAGTAGAGGCCTCGTTGAGATATCAGGTAACCCGGGGGCTCAGTTTGTTCGCCGGTTTTTCGTATAACAATACGGAGTTTGATGAATACAACGACGGATTTACCGATTACAGCGGGAACAAAACAACCTTCTCGCCTGAATATAATTATACCATAGGGATACAGTACCGTGCTGAGCAAGGGTATTACGCAAGTGCGAATCTAAGCGGATACGGGGATATGTATTTGGATCTTGACAATGAATATAAAAGACCGGCCTACGAACTGGTTAATGCAAAAATCGGTTATGAAACAGAAAAATATGATATCTATCTGTATGCCAAAAACTTATTTGACCGCAATTATGATATAGAAGGTCATTATTACGGGGTGTATACTTACTATAACACGCCCAGGGAAGTAGGGGTGAGAGCAACGTATCGTTTTTGA
- a CDS encoding TonB-dependent receptor produces MKTRMKQIFGMAIVAICLLVVSTNVRAEQDDADSSGPKEYQLETLTVTAQKREENVQTVPVPVTTFGEIAIEDAGIEDVDDVVEFIPNMVFNDSYMKGYHEINFRGISLSQFTGKNPVVIFIDGIAQDHHTNYGVDILDIERIEVVRGSQGTLYGKNAIGGVINIVSKKPDNDFESKITAKMAENNTYSIKSFVNGPIVEDKLFFGISGIYSETDGYMENDYPDSDNFDYEKSIGFNSRLRWIPSDRMEINLHAGMVQNRDGGGPSINAETLGVKYHEYKNPDDKTDSDSFQTALNIGYDAQNFRLTSITTYNDYEEDLIQDQCYMGTGMPVALSEYDFRTFSQELRIRSLDKKEGIKWLGGLYYSVEDGNWDDNGMVYDTSGTMGYDVYYNWPDDTRENTSAAFGQITFPLPGRLAFTAGLRYERIDKEMDYRYEVSRTDTGSILSQVAYHIKDDWDAFLPKGVLSWTINKDAMIYASVSKGYLAGGFNYCENVKELAKFDEQSSIDYELGAKTSWFNNRLIFNVNLFYMDIKDMHVYSAPDPITYITSNAGEAHSQGIEIEVKARPLKGLDLIAAFGLAQAEYDEYTNTNGVNCSGNELPISPDYTLNLAAQYRHDSGFFCRAGMQGYGQNYFNDANTVGQKAYRIYNAKIGYEGSNWDVYVYGNNLFDEEYFSFGRVNSMGIMANVGEPQTFGIIISRRF; encoded by the coding sequence ATGAAAACACGAATGAAGCAGATTTTCGGTATGGCGATCGTGGCGATATGTTTACTTGTTGTCAGCACTAATGTTCGTGCGGAACAAGATGATGCGGATTCATCCGGGCCAAAAGAATATCAGTTGGAAACGCTCACAGTCACAGCCCAGAAAAGAGAAGAAAACGTTCAGACTGTTCCGGTGCCTGTTACAACCTTTGGTGAAATTGCCATTGAAGACGCCGGTATTGAAGATGTGGATGATGTTGTTGAATTTATCCCGAACATGGTTTTTAACGATTCATACATGAAGGGGTACCATGAGATCAATTTCAGGGGGATAAGCCTTAGCCAGTTTACCGGGAAAAACCCAGTGGTGATTTTTATTGATGGTATTGCCCAGGATCATCATACAAATTATGGCGTCGACATCTTAGACATTGAAAGAATAGAAGTGGTTAGAGGCTCCCAGGGGACTTTGTACGGTAAGAACGCCATAGGCGGTGTTATAAACATTGTTTCAAAAAAACCGGATAATGACTTTGAATCAAAAATTACAGCCAAAATGGCAGAAAACAATACTTACAGCATTAAAAGCTTTGTAAACGGACCCATAGTAGAGGATAAGCTTTTTTTTGGAATATCGGGGATCTATTCGGAAACAGACGGATATATGGAAAATGATTACCCCGACAGCGATAATTTTGATTATGAAAAATCAATTGGTTTCAATTCGCGCTTGAGGTGGATTCCGTCAGACCGCATGGAAATCAACCTTCACGCCGGAATGGTGCAAAACAGGGATGGCGGCGGGCCGTCAATCAACGCCGAAACACTTGGAGTGAAATATCACGAGTACAAAAATCCCGATGATAAAACAGATTCTGATTCTTTTCAGACAGCGCTGAATATCGGTTACGATGCTCAAAATTTCAGGCTTACTTCCATTACCACGTACAATGACTACGAAGAAGACCTCATACAGGATCAATGCTATATGGGCACAGGCATGCCTGTTGCATTAAGTGAATATGATTTTCGGACATTTTCCCAGGAACTTCGCATCCGGTCTTTAGATAAAAAAGAAGGCATAAAATGGCTTGGCGGGCTTTATTATTCAGTTGAGGACGGCAACTGGGACGACAACGGCATGGTCTACGACACCAGCGGCACGATGGGATATGATGTTTATTATAACTGGCCTGATGATACCAGAGAAAATACATCTGCGGCATTCGGCCAGATAACGTTTCCTCTCCCCGGAAGGCTGGCCTTTACCGCCGGCTTAAGATATGAACGCATAGATAAGGAGATGGATTACAGATACGAAGTCTCCCGCACCGATACCGGCAGTATTTTGTCACAGGTGGCATACCATATCAAAGACGACTGGGATGCGTTTCTTCCCAAGGGCGTCCTGTCCTGGACCATAAACAAAGATGCCATGATCTATGCAAGTGTGTCCAAGGGGTATCTGGCCGGCGGGTTTAATTATTGTGAGAATGTAAAAGAACTGGCAAAATTTGATGAACAAAGCTCCATTGACTATGAGCTTGGCGCTAAAACATCATGGTTCAACAATAGACTGATTTTCAACGTCAATCTTTTTTACATGGATATCAAAGACATGCATGTCTATTCTGCGCCTGACCCCATCACCTACATTACCTCTAATGCCGGAGAAGCACACTCCCAGGGAATCGAAATCGAAGTAAAGGCAAGACCGCTCAAAGGGTTGGACCTGATTGCCGCATTTGGACTGGCCCAGGCAGAATATGATGAATATACAAACACAAATGGTGTCAATTGTTCGGGAAACGAGCTGCCGATTTCTCCGGACTACACCTTGAACCTGGCTGCTCAATACAGACATGATTCAGGATTTTTCTGCCGTGCAGGGATGCAGGGATATGGGCAGAATTATTTTAATGATGCAAACACAGTCGGCCAGAAAGCATACCGGATCTATAACGCAAAAATCGGATATGAAGGGTCGAACTGGGATGTGTATGTTTATGGGAATAATCTTTTTGATGAGGAATATTTCAGTTTTGGCAGGGTTAATTCCATGGGAATCATGGCCAATGTCGGTGAGCCGCAGACCTTCGGCATAATTATCTCCAGACGGTTCTAA
- a CDS encoding TonB-dependent receptor — MMRIRFKKICWITLFCFVSAMGYAEEQEAEVLETVTVTAQKREENVQEVPISMSVFDGMDIEDKMVETLDDIAKYTPGLTIINYGAAVKYAPSIRGLYSDYSAISSVAGLFIDGVPVTNGSGFDETLLDIERIEVLKGPQGTLYGKNTEIGAVNVITKKPSNETRARITGELGEDNKRSLSATASGALIKDKLYLGVYGKHYEKDGFVENTRTGEPVDDREHNYGKIYLRMTPTDNLEASLISSCIKYDNGGNSSGSIQGKDRAVSNDLDTFNKSSVWSSSLNISYTLNENLAFTAITAYRNFNEYLANDFDYTSGPTQFHVFADSTYETLSQELRANYEVERFNLVSGIFLESNDTKVDKTSSKASGDTEMLEDIDADTIGIFSHLTYKITDRLSALAGLRYDKVELEYQDASQNIDGSESELSPKVGLTYDLLENVMTYVTVSKGFRCGGFNAGVPEGYPKTYDPETLYAYEVGAKGILANGKLSWDVGLYYMDITDMHVSVTDIIDDAEDVGYMTNAAEATSMGVEASLTYQITRGLNLFAGFSYNKTEFDEYNDGFTDYSGNKTTFSPKYNYTLGMTYRAEQGYYASADLSGYGDMYLDLDNEYKRPAYELVNAKIGYETEKYDIYLYAKNLFDRNYDTEGHYGAYTYYSQPREIGVSMTYRL; from the coding sequence ATGATGAGGATAAGATTCAAAAAAATCTGTTGGATTACACTGTTTTGCTTTGTGTCTGCCATGGGTTATGCAGAAGAACAGGAGGCTGAAGTGCTGGAAACCGTAACGGTAACAGCCCAAAAAAGGGAAGAAAACGTTCAGGAGGTACCGATTTCCATGAGTGTATTTGATGGCATGGATATTGAGGATAAAATGGTCGAGACCTTGGATGATATCGCCAAATACACGCCCGGCTTAACCATTATTAATTATGGGGCTGCAGTAAAATATGCCCCTTCCATTCGTGGATTATATTCGGATTACAGTGCAATAAGCTCAGTAGCCGGACTGTTCATTGACGGCGTACCGGTGACAAATGGATCAGGGTTTGATGAGACCCTGCTGGATATTGAACGTATAGAGGTACTCAAAGGCCCCCAGGGCACGCTATACGGAAAAAACACTGAAATTGGGGCGGTGAATGTTATCACCAAAAAACCGTCAAACGAGACAAGGGCACGCATTACGGGTGAACTTGGGGAAGACAACAAACGCAGCCTGTCCGCAACCGCAAGCGGTGCGCTCATAAAAGACAAACTTTATTTGGGCGTCTACGGTAAGCACTATGAAAAGGATGGCTTTGTCGAAAATACGAGAACCGGTGAACCCGTTGATGACAGAGAACATAATTATGGGAAAATATATCTACGGATGACGCCCACCGACAATCTGGAAGCCTCCCTGATCTCTTCTTGTATCAAATACGATAACGGTGGCAACAGCTCCGGATCTATACAAGGTAAAGATAGAGCGGTCAGTAATGACCTGGACACTTTTAACAAGTCCTCTGTATGGTCGAGTTCGTTAAATATCAGCTATACATTGAATGAGAATCTTGCCTTTACCGCCATTACCGCCTATAGAAATTTTAATGAGTATCTTGCCAATGATTTTGATTACACAAGTGGCCCAACACAATTTCATGTCTTTGCCGATTCCACCTATGAAACGCTTTCCCAGGAATTGAGGGCAAACTACGAAGTTGAGCGGTTCAATCTGGTCTCAGGAATCTTTTTGGAATCTAATGATACAAAGGTTGATAAAACCTCCTCCAAAGCCTCGGGCGATACGGAAATGCTTGAGGATATTGATGCCGACACCATCGGTATCTTTTCTCATCTGACCTATAAGATCACCGATCGCCTGTCTGCTTTGGCCGGTCTGAGATATGACAAGGTAGAGTTGGAATACCAGGATGCAAGCCAAAATATTGATGGCAGTGAAAGTGAACTTTCACCAAAGGTGGGATTAACATATGACCTGCTGGAAAATGTCATGACCTATGTGACCGTTTCCAAAGGTTTCCGTTGCGGTGGGTTCAATGCCGGTGTTCCTGAGGGATATCCCAAGACATATGATCCTGAAACTTTGTATGCATACGAGGTCGGAGCCAAGGGCATTTTGGCAAACGGCAAATTGTCCTGGGATGTGGGATTGTATTACATGGATATTACAGATATGCATGTGAGTGTTACTGATATTATTGATGATGCTGAAGATGTAGGATATATGACAAATGCTGCCGAAGCGACATCCATGGGGGTGGAGGCCTCGCTGACATACCAGATAACCCGCGGGCTGAACCTGTTTGCCGGTTTTTCGTATAACAAAACGGAGTTTGATGAATACAACGACGGATTCACTGATTACAGCGGGAACAAAACCACCTTTTCACCGAAGTATAATTATACCCTGGGAATGACATACCGTGCGGAGCAAGGGTATTACGCAAGTGCGGATCTGAGCGGATACGGGGATATGTATCTGGATCTTGATAATGAATATAAAAGACCGGCCTACGAACTGGTTAATGCAAAGATCGGTTATGAAACAGAAAAATATGATATCTATCTGTATGCCAAAAATTTGTTTGACCGCAATTATGATACAGAAGGTCATTACGGGGCATATACCTATTATTCCCAGCCCAGGGAAATAGGGGTGAGTATGACGTATCGTCTTTGA
- a CDS encoding AraC family transcriptional regulator, whose protein sequence is MNSTSSLPLSKLTGGLPCWPETAQPSPVPINPIYGTGFLSGAVFLQNDIILDFSNYSLYGDSDFIFKEPLSITFPYAVFISCLSGIQHFSYTKPRTPLGPKYSNIGLPEFKPGLSMTVNRLEQIQIIGVCMPPAVMSKLTGKSSAELMEMMDRLDYTSGKKHKGPDRSKGLDFAQITCSRQMLNSYLNNPNDRLYLEAKALELIALQLRQLEHLSEEEHKKKPIGYKEDKILYAAEILKNKMENPPKLLELARKVGLNHNQLIQGFKDIYGECPFGYLRIIRLENARKLLTNRECNVSEAAYLVGFSSPSHFSKAFKKHYGISPCACLK, encoded by the coding sequence TTGAATAGTACATCCTCACTGCCTTTATCTAAATTAACGGGAGGCTTGCCATGCTGGCCCGAAACAGCACAACCCTCGCCAGTTCCCATAAATCCTATTTATGGAACCGGCTTTTTATCTGGGGCAGTGTTCTTACAAAACGATATAATTTTGGATTTTTCTAATTATTCCTTATACGGAGATAGTGATTTTATATTTAAGGAACCCCTTTCTATAACGTTCCCCTATGCTGTCTTTATCTCCTGTTTATCCGGCATTCAACATTTCTCATACACAAAACCACGAACGCCCTTGGGCCCTAAATATTCAAATATTGGGTTACCAGAATTCAAACCCGGCCTTTCGATGACAGTTAACAGACTTGAACAGATTCAGATTATTGGGGTATGTATGCCTCCTGCCGTGATGTCAAAATTAACAGGGAAAAGCAGTGCCGAGCTAATGGAAATGATGGATCGCCTGGACTATACTTCGGGAAAAAAGCATAAGGGACCTGACCGGTCAAAGGGACTGGACTTCGCCCAGATAACCTGTAGTCGTCAAATGCTGAACTCGTACTTGAACAATCCCAATGACAGGCTTTATCTGGAGGCTAAAGCGCTTGAACTGATAGCTTTACAGCTTCGGCAGCTTGAGCATTTAAGTGAAGAAGAACATAAGAAGAAGCCTATTGGTTACAAAGAAGATAAAATATTATACGCAGCCGAAATCCTTAAGAATAAAATGGAAAATCCACCCAAATTACTGGAACTTGCCCGTAAAGTTGGTCTCAATCACAACCAGCTTATCCAGGGCTTTAAAGACATATATGGCGAATGCCCGTTCGGTTATCTGCGTATCATTCGTCTCGAAAACGCGCGTAAACTACTTACCAACCGGGAATGCAATGTTTCCGAAGCCGCTTACCTTGTCGGCTTCTCCAGTCCGAGTCATTTTAGTAAAGCCTTTAAAAAACATTACGGCATTTCTCCATGCGCCTGCCTGAAATGA
- a CDS encoding AraC family transcriptional regulator — translation MNLLQLFPPKQKDSLIKNQFTIPPSMGRGGIKSIFLNSGMQLVISNYKFHEPTILEYINPNAYLGFGFCLSGKIEASSSCLKDSLFIKAGQSVCFSFPDSAGFSERVKEEQVIRMAVLMKPDLLPSFVMTDSDRIPAALTGENKAPCHFSDTITQGMRTVIDQILCCPYHGLTRRLFIEAKAMELAACKMAQLDNVNLTSPPKTALTGPDIEGVHHAAWLLTRDLENTPNMAELARSVGMCRTKLYDCFRVVYGITPFDYLRNKRLETAVKLLNEGKTNVTQASYAVGYASISHFSKTFKEHFGFSPGKHLKHSTSLTK, via the coding sequence ATGAATTTACTTCAACTGTTTCCACCTAAGCAAAAGGATTCTCTGATAAAAAACCAATTCACGATTCCCCCATCCATGGGCAGAGGGGGTATTAAAAGTATCTTTTTGAACTCAGGAATGCAGTTGGTGATTTCAAATTATAAATTCCATGAGCCGACAATTTTAGAGTATATAAATCCGAATGCATATTTGGGGTTCGGTTTTTGTTTGTCCGGAAAGATTGAGGCGTCCTCCTCTTGTTTAAAGGATTCATTATTTATAAAAGCCGGGCAAAGCGTGTGCTTCTCTTTCCCGGATTCGGCCGGTTTTTCTGAAAGGGTCAAAGAAGAACAAGTGATCAGGATGGCTGTTTTGATGAAGCCTGATCTTTTGCCTTCCTTTGTGATGACGGATTCGGACCGGATTCCGGCTGCTTTGACAGGTGAAAACAAAGCACCCTGCCATTTTTCAGATACGATAACCCAAGGAATGCGGACGGTTATTGACCAGATACTGTGTTGTCCATATCACGGATTAACGCGCAGGCTCTTTATCGAAGCCAAAGCGATGGAACTGGCAGCCTGTAAGATGGCGCAGTTAGACAACGTGAACCTGACCTCCCCCCCCAAAACCGCCTTGACCGGCCCGGATATAGAAGGTGTTCACCATGCGGCCTGGTTATTAACCCGCGACTTGGAAAATACACCCAATATGGCCGAACTTGCCCGTTCCGTGGGCATGTGCCGCACCAAGCTGTACGATTGTTTCCGGGTAGTATACGGCATCACCCCCTTTGATTATTTGCGCAACAAGCGTCTTGAAACGGCAGTGAAACTTTTGAATGAGGGAAAAACAAATGTGACACAGGCCAGTTATGCCGTGGGGTATGCCAGTATCAGCCATTTTTCCAAAACGTTTAAAGAGCACTTTGGTTTTTCTCCGGGCAAACATCTGAAGCATTCCACATCGTTGACAAAATAA